In a single window of the Entelurus aequoreus isolate RoL-2023_Sb linkage group LG16, RoL_Eaeq_v1.1, whole genome shotgun sequence genome:
- the LOC133631208 gene encoding general transcription factor II-I repeat domain-containing protein 2A-like yields LTGKNVGLLKRMQDKVTEINPVQKWTFLHCIIHQEVLCKTVLKINHVVDVLSKTVNFIRAKALNHRQFVALLEENESEHSDISYHSNVRWLSLGTVLKSIWDLRDQIQNFCGKKGHDIPELSDEDWVADLGFAVDVTALMNELNVKLQRKGLFVHEMYSAVTAFMRKLQLFSSQVKDNILTHLPTLKEATRSADHLHKYSSKLEALHGEFSRQFQDFKNIEREMHMVSSPFDCSVDNAPSDVQMELIDLQSDLLLAEHFRSVSLLDFYSSLKEENFPHLRRHAQMILVLFV; encoded by the coding sequence ctgacggggaaaaatgttggacttttaaagaggatgcaggataaagtgactgaaattaaccctgtgcagaaatggacatttttacattgtattatacatcaggaagtgttgtgtaagacagtgttaaaaattaaCCATGTTGTTGATGTTTTAAGTAAAACAGTTAACTTTATCAGAGCGAAAGCGTTAAATCATAGACAATTTGTTGCACTTTTGGAGGAAAATGAGAGTGAACATAGTGACATAAGCTACCACAGCAACGTCAGGTGGCTCAGCCTGGGAACAGTTCTGAAAAGTATCTGGGACCTTAGAGACCAGATTCAGAATTTCTGTGGGAAAAAAGGACATGACATCCCAGAACTTTCAGATGAAGACTGGGTGGCAGACCTCGGATTCGCTGTGGATGTGACTGCACTCATGAACGAACTGAATGTCAAACTGCAGCGCAAGGGCCTTTTTGTGCATGAGATGTACAGTGCAGTGACGGCTTTCATGAGAAAGTTGCAGCTTTTCTCAAGCCAAGTGAAGGACAACATTCTGACCCACTTGCCAACACTAAAAGAAGCCACAAGATCAGCCGATCACCTCCACAAATACTCAAGCAAGTTAGAAGCACTGCATGGAGAGTTTTCGAGGCAATTTCAAGATTTCAAAAATATTGAGCGTGAAATGCACATGGTTTCTTCTCCCTTCGACTGCAGTGTGGACAATGCACCAAGCGATGTTCAGATGGAGCTCATTGACCTGCAGTCTGACCTACTTCTGGCCGAGCACTTCAGGTCAGTCTCATTGCTGGACTTTTACTCCTCCCTCAAAGAGGAGAACTTTCCACACCTGAGGAGGCATGCTCAGATGATTCTGGTCCTCTTTGTGTGA